The Bombus vancouverensis nearcticus chromosome 5, iyBomVanc1_principal, whole genome shotgun sequence genome segment attactattatttTCTTACGCGGGAATACCAAATAGTACTAAAAGTAAGCACTGTTAGAATAATAGCATTCTGAGATAAGCAGATTTTAATATTTGTAACTTTAATTAATCTGTAACTAGTGCGCGTTATGttgtatatttcaattataaagtatttcaaatataaaatattataatgtgTTATACAAGTATCTAACATGTATcgcaataatttaaataaaaattttaaatcaaCTTTGAAATATCAACAGCCAGTGTGTGCCAAATCTGAAAAAAGTTTAGAAAATGCCAATGTTTTAACAGAAAATTCAGAGCAAACTTTTATTAGAAGcactaaaaaaattcttaatttatttaaaaaacctATTATCAATCATAAGGAGGAAAAACGGGAAGGCAATGCTTCaattaagagaaaagaaaataatgcaACTATTGTTAAAGAAGGTTTATCCATTATTACTGATAGTAATACAGCGTATGtacataaatttttaattcatttaaatagtaattttgtttttaataattcGATTATTCCCTTCTCTAGTATCTTTAATGTAGTAATCGGTAAAAAGTCTACGAGAAAACATAAAAGATGGGAAAATGATGGAACATTGGAAGTTACAGGAAAACATGCAGTCTTAAAGGTGATGTATTTGTACAAACTGTATAtaaaagatttttttattaaagttATAAACAAGCTATATATTTTGGCATTAAACAGGATATAGAAGGCAGTGTTATTCATAAAACTACAATTAATCCAGAAGTTTTGATAGAGGGCTTTAGAATGTACATagataataaagaaattgaGGTAAAAATgaatgtatttatattaataatttgctTATTTGAATCATTGTATAAaagtgatattaaaatatttatagataaTTGACAGAGCAACATCCAAATACATGTCCAATAAATCTATCTTAGAAAAAGTTTCAGAACCGCCCATAAAGAAGTTGAAAACTTCAAGTTCTAATCCATATCTTCCTTTAAAGCCATTATATAAAGGTATGATGTACTAAAATGAATAAAGGTACATTATGAAACTAAATtttataatgtataaaatatattaatcttCATATCTTATTAAAGAACTAAAATTGAGATGCTGTCCACTGGTAATGCCATctgtaaatatttcaaaaagttGGGTAAATCATGATATGTCAGAAAATGAGACAGAAGTATTCGTAGATACCTGTTTAGTAAATGTACTTAGACCACATCAACGTCATGGTATTGTATTTCTATATGAATGTATTATGGGCTTAAAGGTATCTAATCATTTTGGAGCAATTTTGGCTGATGAAATGGGGCTTGGTAAAACATTACAATGCATTACAATTATTTGGACATTGCTAAAGAAAGGACCATATGGATAtccaatattaaaatatatattaatagtaACTCCTAGTTGTTTGTGTAACAATTGGAATAAAGAGTTTAAGCAATGGTTGGGTTTCCATAGGATATCTCCATATGTTGTAAACGCCAAAAACAAGGCAAAAGATTTCAAAAAACATATAAGAAACTCAGTTATGATTATTAGTTATGATCTGCTTACCAGATGTGAACAAGAAGTCAAAGAAATaccttttaatttaattatatgtgATGAAGGACatagattaaaaaataatgatataaaAGTAGCAAAGGtatcaatatttaattttaattcagaAAGAAACAATAACTAATATATGATTATATGTTTTGTTTAATACTATAAAGTatgtgaaatatataaaattttaatatattatatttttctagatTTTATATAACTTGAAGTGTAAAAGAAGAATTCTTTTGACTGGAACTCCAATACAAAATAATTTGCAGGAATTTTTTACTTTGATTGATTTTGTAAACCCTACTATATTAGGTAGTAATtctgaatttaaaaattattacgaaAAACCTATTGTTGCATCACAATGTCCTACTGCACCAGACCATGTTGTATCTCTTGGAACTGAAAGAGCTAATGAATTACGTGAAAAAACTAAATGCTTTATATTACGTCGTACACAAGAAACAATTAATAAGTACTTACCTTCTAAGCATGAATTAATTGTATTTTGCCGTTTATCGATCGAGCAACAAGATTTATATTCGCAAGTTACGGATTCATGGTTCAATAAAAGTCTATCAGATAATAACATACCACATTTAACAGTAATAACAGCTCTAAAAAAGATTTGTAATCACccagaattattttataatgaaaAAACTGAGCTTTTCTGTATTGATTCAAAAGGTATACATAAAACTTCTAATATAAAAGATAGTACAAAAACAGTATACTGTGGAAAAATTTCAATTGTACAAACATTattgagaaatttaaaaaaaacggAAGAAAAATTAGTATTAGTTTCATATTATACACAAACACTTGATATATTGGAAACTGTTTGTAATAAAGAAGGCTTACAATTTCTTAGATTAGATGGTAGTACAACAAGTAATACAAGATCTAAGATTATAGAACAGTTTAATTCAACCAGTGATAAGAGTAGTTAGTATAATCTatactatttttaatttaacagTTACCTAACATTTTCTGAATGTTTATGCAACTATTCTAGAAGTATTTTTATTAAGTGCAAAAGCTGGTGGAGTTGGATTAAATTTACCTGGCGCATCTCGACTTATATTATTTGATTTAGACTGGAATCCAGCATCTGATTCACAAGCTATGGCAAGAATTTGGAGGGATGGTCAAAAAAAAGATGTTTACATATTACGGTTTGGATATTTTAAGTTAGAAACAGATATCTACATGTTACAGATATTCTTATAACAATATAAGTAAAACTTGTAGATTACTAACAACTGGTACTAttgaagaaaaaatatttcaaagacaAATTAGCAAAGCGAGTTTAAATGAAACTGTGGTAGACCTAAATCCTTCATCTTCTTTTAAGTTGTCTATGAGTGAATTGAAGgtctattttatttatgtattttaaacattgtacattttaaagcagtatcaaataatttataatatttgtaatatctgtAGGATTTATTTACATTAACAGCGAATACGAATTGTTTAACGCATGATTTAATGAACTGTTCTTGCAATGGCTATAAAAAATCAGAAGAAACATCAGAAAAATTACATCAAAAAGATGCTACAAGTTATCAATTTCTAGGAGATAAAACGTTAAAATCAAATTTCACCATAAACCAGCTTTTGAAATGGGAACATTACCAACAACCAATTTCGGATAAAATAATTCAAGTAAGAATAATTTAATACTGAATATTAAAACTAGatatcaaattaataattatttctaaatattttgtagGAAATTATGCTATCAGAAGTATCTGaaaatataacttttatatttaaaaattctgtAGTAAATAGGACAGATTGAAatgataaaacaaatatttatatttcatgtcATGAAAAcacaataattatatatatataatgacaGCAAATGTACAATTAAATACTTAAAGTTTGTTTTTATGTAATGTAACACTTATTAATCTTTCTATGCACTCAGGAGAATGTAAACGTTTTGTAAGTTCAGTTATTTCTTCTTCATTAACGTTCAATAAAATGTCCTTATTCCATCTGTTAACTAAACATTTTATTGCCAATATAGACTGAAAGAGgacatttatttgaaataattgtaTCAGTATCTTGCATTTTATGTAAAACAGATTAGATCAAAGTATACCTCTAATGAAAGTTTAGTCAACTTTTTTAAATAGGTCCAAACTTCATctaaattttgatatttgtataCTTCATTGATGAAACCATAGTGTTTAGCTTCAAGTGCACTCATTTTATATCCTAAATATAACATTTCACTAgcctaaaaattatttaagaattGTAATTTAATCACAAATATAATAAGTTCACAATTTTAAATACCTTAGACTTCCCAAATATATTAGGAAATGTATATGTAGAACATCCTTCTGCACTAAGGCCTAATCTTGTAAATGGTGTTTCAAAATAAgcctataagataatgaataacTACAGATCAAGCATAATTTAATTAACATAATGAAATACAACGGGGACTAATAATATAtaactaaaaattatttacactaTCCGCTGCATATACAATGTCGAATAATGGAAGCATTGTTACTGCAATTCCAATTGCAGGACCATTTACAACAGCTATTAAAAGTTTAGGATATCtaattaacatttctataaattctctgaaaaattatttaaaagattattattaaaatttaagttTGTGATATTAAAGAATTAAAGATTAACATGTTTACAAATACTTACTTAAAGACATTAATTACACTTTTGATATCAAAATCATCTTCATCTTGGCTTGTTAATAAAGATTTAAAATCATTGCCACTACTGAAAAAACTTCCATTACCAGTTAAGATGACTATATATATGGTACTATTTTGAATAGATTCAtgtagaatttttattaaatctttGTACATCTAACACATGAAGAACAAGTTTAATAGCAGCATTATTAATGAAACTCTTTATATGTAAACATACATTATTGTACTTATAAACTACAAACTAGacattaattatatattgtGTAATAACTGCTGGAtaaaattactattttaaaaattacatttaatttcgcTCTTTATGTAAGATCTAAAAATCTAACTTTTGCACCATTACATGTTATTATAATATGTACTCTAATCTCTAGACAaagtttataataataaattaaattttaatactaAGTTTTAACGGTTACTTACAGAAATAGTAAtagcatttttattttttggtcGATTTAATCTAATGTTTAGTATTCCGTTATCCACCGAACATAAAatatcggataaatttttattgtcCATTATAAGCATGAGTGGTTATTCAGAATGAAGTTTGAGAAATAACTTTTtcactaattattataatctatTTTAATGATATTATGTACAGTGAATGCTTACGATATAATTGTATACATTAAATTAACCTTTTGGACTCGAGATTATTTTCATCTCGGATGAATTGACAACTCGAGACATTCCGCGGCATATTTAATGAATTCTCTACCTCTAACttagaattaattataaaacttttatatttttcattttcatgtaTGTTTACGTCTCAAAGaggaaaatttcttaaatattagtGTTTTGCTCGACTCATTTCATCAAGAGCAGACCCTGCAATCCTTCCTAATTCTTGTTAAAATGACATGTAGTTTTCCATTTATATCTATTTCTAGGCTCCAAAAAAATACTTTTCACAACTATTTCAAGGATTTGCTTAAGAGACAGTACGTTGAGGCATATTGGTCGGCACGATCAACACCACCCATATATATTATGTAGTTTATTATAGCATTGGGTTTTTTCACTTTAACTTCAACTCTACctcgtaaaattatttttataggaGTTAATCCTGGATTATACCAATTGGTTAGACATGTCACGGTCGTCTTGTCTTTCAG includes the following:
- the LOC117158507 gene encoding DNA repair and recombination protein RAD54B isoform X3, with the translated sequence MYRNNLNKNFKSTLKYQQPVCAKSEKSLENANVLTENSEQTFIRSTKKILNLFKKPIINHKEEKREGNASIKRKENNATIVKEGLSIITDSNTAIFNVVIGKKSTRKHKRWENDGTLEVTGKHAVLKDIEGSVIHKTTINPEVLIEGFRMYIDNKEIEIIDRATSKYMSNKSILEKVSEPPIKKLKTSSSNPYLPLKPLYKELKLRCCPLVMPSVNISKSWVNHDMSENETEVFVDTCLVNVLRPHQRHGIVFLYECIMGLKVSNHFGAILADEMGLGKTLQCITIIWTLLKKGPYGYPILKYILIVTPSCLCNNWNKEFKQWLGFHRISPYVVNAKNKAKDFKKHIRNSVMIISYDLLTRCEQEVKEIPFNLIICDEGHRLKNNDIKVAKILYNLKCKRRILLTGTPIQNNLQEFFTLIDFVNPTILGSNSEFKNYYEKPIVASQCPTAPDHVVSLGTERANELREKTKCFILRRTQETINKYLPSKHELIVFCRLSIEQQDLYSQVTDSWFNKSLSDNNIPHLTVITALKKICNHPELFYNEKTELFCIDSKDWNPASDSQAMARIWRDGQKKDVYILRLLTTGTIEEKIFQRQISKASLNETVVDLNPSSSFKLSMSELKDLFTLTANTNCLTHDLMNCSCNGYKKSEETSEKLHQKDATSYQFLGDKTLKSNFTINQLLKWEHYQQPISDKIIQEIMLSEVSENITFIFKNSVVNRTD
- the LOC117158510 gene encoding enoyl-CoA delta isomerase 2 isoform X2 — protein: MYKDLIKILHESIQNSTIYIVILTGNGSFFSSGNDFKSLLTSQDEDDFDIKSVINVFKEFIEMLIRYPKLLIAVVNGPAIGIAVTMLPLFDIVYAADSAYFETPFTRLGLSAEGCSTYTFPNIFGKSKASEMLYLGYKMSALEAKHYGFINEVYKYQNLDEVWTYLKKLTKLSLESILAIKCLVNRWNKDILLNVNEEEITELTKRLHSPECIERLISVTLHKNKL
- the LOC117158507 gene encoding DNA repair and recombination protein RAD54B isoform X1, coding for MYRNNLNKNFKSTLKYQQPVCAKSEKSLENANVLTENSEQTFIRSTKKILNLFKKPIINHKEEKREGNASIKRKENNATIVKEGLSIITDSNTAIFNVVIGKKSTRKHKRWENDGTLEVTGKHAVLKDIEGSVIHKTTINPEVLIEGFRMYIDNKEIEIIDRATSKYMSNKSILEKVSEPPIKKLKTSSSNPYLPLKPLYKELKLRCCPLVMPSVNISKSWVNHDMSENETEVFVDTCLVNVLRPHQRHGIVFLYECIMGLKVSNHFGAILADEMGLGKTLQCITIIWTLLKKGPYGYPILKYILIVTPSCLCNNWNKEFKQWLGFHRISPYVVNAKNKAKDFKKHIRNSVMIISYDLLTRCEQEVKEIPFNLIICDEGHRLKNNDIKVAKILYNLKCKRRILLTGTPIQNNLQEFFTLIDFVNPTILGSNSEFKNYYEKPIVASQCPTAPDHVVSLGTERANELREKTKCFILRRTQETINKYLPSKHELIVFCRLSIEQQDLYSQVTDSWFNKSLSDNNIPHLTVITALKKICNHPELFYNEKTELFCIDSKGIHKTSNIKDSTKTVYCGKISIVQTLLRNLKKTEEKLVLVSYYTQTLDILETVCNKEGLQFLRLDGSTTSNTRSKIIEQFNSTSDKSKVFLLSAKAGGVGLNLPGASRLILFDLDWNPASDSQAMARIWRDGQKKDVYILRLLTTGTIEEKIFQRQISKASLNETVVDLNPSSSFKLSMSELKDLFTLTANTNCLTHDLMNCSCNGYKKSEETSEKLHQKDATSYQFLGDKTLKSNFTINQLLKWEHYQQPISDKIIQEIMLSEVSENITFIFKNSVVNRTD
- the LOC117158507 gene encoding DNA repair and recombination protein RAD54B isoform X2 yields the protein MYRNNLNKNFKSTLKYQQPVCAKSEKSLENANVLTENSEQTFIRSTKKILNLFKKPIINHKEEKREGNASIKRKENNATIVKEGLSIITDSNTAIFNVVIGKKSTRKHKRWENDGTLEVTGKHAVLKDIEGSVIHKTTINPEVLIEGFRMYIDNKEIEIIDRATSKYMSNKSILEKVSEPPIKKLKTSSSNPYLPLKPLYKELKLRCCPLVMPSVNISKSWVNHDMSENETEVFVDTCLVNVLRPHQRHGIVFLYECIMGLKVSNHFGAILADEMGLGKTLQCITIIWTLLKKGPYGYPILKYILIVTPSCLCNNWNKEFKQWLGFHRISPYVVNAKNKAKDFKKHIRNSVMIISYDLLTRCEQEVKEIPFNLIICDEGHRLKNNDIKVAKILYNLKCKRRILLTGTPIQNNLQEFFTLIDFVNPTILGSNSEFKNYYEKPIVASQCPTAPDHVVSLGTERANELREKTKCFILRRTQETINKYLPSKHELIVFCRLSIEQQDLYSQVTDSWFNKSLSDNNIPHLTVITALKKICNHPELFYNEKTELFCIDSKEVFLLSAKAGGVGLNLPGASRLILFDLDWNPASDSQAMARIWRDGQKKDVYILRLLTTGTIEEKIFQRQISKASLNETVVDLNPSSSFKLSMSELKDLFTLTANTNCLTHDLMNCSCNGYKKSEETSEKLHQKDATSYQFLGDKTLKSNFTINQLLKWEHYQQPISDKIIQEIMLSEVSENITFIFKNSVVNRTD
- the LOC117158510 gene encoding enoyl-CoA delta isomerase 2 isoform X1; the encoded protein is MLIMDNKNLSDILCSVDNGILNIRLNRPKNKNAITISMYKDLIKILHESIQNSTIYIVILTGNGSFFSSGNDFKSLLTSQDEDDFDIKSVINVFKEFIEMLIRYPKLLIAVVNGPAIGIAVTMLPLFDIVYAADSAYFETPFTRLGLSAEGCSTYTFPNIFGKSKASEMLYLGYKMSALEAKHYGFINEVYKYQNLDEVWTYLKKLTKLSLESILAIKCLVNRWNKDILLNVNEEEITELTKRLHSPECIERLISVTLHKNKL